One window of the Shewanella litorisediminis genome contains the following:
- the neuB gene encoding N-acetylneuraminate synthase, giving the protein MRTLIIAEAGVNHNGDEALAFRLVDAAFEAGADIVKFQTFKAKNLVTEQATQAEYQIANTQKQESQLAMLSRLELSYATHHQLVKHCQSLGIEFLSTAFDSESLAFLVNDLGLKRLKIPSGELTNAPLVLEHARTGCDIIVSTGMATLAEVELALGVIAFGYTAAHSESPSVEAFERAYASKAGQKALQEKVTVLHCTTEYPAPLAEINLKAIDTLASAFNLSTGYSDHSEGITVAIAAVARGAVLIEKHFTLDKTMPGPDHKASLEPEELVAMVSAIRQVELALGSGVKSPTASEIKNKAVARKSLVATQNIQAGESFTGENISIKRPGNGISPYRYWELLERTASRDYHAGDLIIE; this is encoded by the coding sequence ATGAGAACGTTAATTATTGCGGAGGCCGGCGTAAATCATAATGGTGATGAAGCGCTAGCATTCAGGTTAGTTGATGCAGCATTTGAAGCTGGTGCGGATATAGTAAAGTTTCAAACCTTTAAAGCAAAAAACTTGGTCACTGAGCAAGCCACTCAAGCCGAGTACCAGATAGCCAACACCCAGAAGCAGGAATCCCAGTTGGCGATGCTGAGTAGGCTCGAGTTGTCTTATGCGACCCATCATCAGTTGGTCAAACATTGTCAGTCACTGGGGATAGAGTTTCTGTCGACCGCTTTTGATTCAGAAAGCTTAGCTTTTCTGGTCAACGACCTGGGTTTAAAGCGCCTCAAAATACCGTCCGGCGAACTGACCAACGCACCGCTTGTGTTGGAGCACGCCCGCACTGGCTGCGATATTATCGTCTCCACCGGCATGGCAACACTGGCGGAAGTTGAACTGGCGCTGGGGGTCATCGCCTTTGGTTATACCGCTGCACACAGCGAGTCGCCATCGGTGGAAGCCTTTGAGCGTGCATATGCCTCTAAAGCAGGGCAAAAAGCCCTGCAAGAAAAGGTCACTGTCTTACACTGCACCACCGAATACCCGGCACCTTTGGCAGAGATCAATCTTAAAGCTATTGATACGCTGGCTTCTGCATTTAATTTGTCTACCGGCTACTCAGATCACAGTGAAGGGATCACCGTCGCGATTGCAGCTGTGGCTCGAGGCGCGGTACTGATAGAAAAGCACTTCACCCTCGATAAAACCATGCCGGGTCCCGATCACAAGGCATCCCTCGAGCCAGAAGAACTTGTCGCCATGGTTAGCGCGATCCGCCAGGTTGAGCTTGCCCTTGGCTCCGGGGTGAAATCCCCCACTGCTTCGGAAATAAAAAACAAAGCCGTGGCGCGTAAAAGCTTGGTTGCAACCCAAAACATCCAAGCTGGTGAGTCTTTCACCGGTGAGAATATTTCGATAAAACGCCCGGGAAATGGCATATCCCCCTATCGCTATTGGGAACTGCTCGAACGTACCGCAAGCAGGGATTATCACGCTGGAGATCTGATCATTGAGTAG
- a CDS encoding acetyltransferase, translating to MSRQKPLILIGGGGHACVLADILLGQGREILAVICPNEISARGIFAGIPHLTRDEDILQFAADSVLLVNGIGMLPHSTLRRRINLKFLEKGYCFETVIASDAKVSSFAEVKSGAQILNGARVHTGAVIAEHTIINTCALIEHDCHIGAYTHVAPKATVCGEVRMAEDVYIGANATLIQGLMLGPKSIVGAGAILTQSLNEGEICFPARSLIKEKI from the coding sequence TTGAGTAGACAGAAGCCACTTATCCTGATTGGAGGTGGAGGTCATGCCTGTGTGCTGGCCGATATTCTGCTGGGTCAGGGCAGAGAGATTCTCGCAGTCATCTGTCCGAATGAGATTTCGGCCAGAGGGATATTTGCAGGCATTCCCCATCTGACCAGGGATGAAGATATCCTGCAATTCGCAGCCGATAGCGTACTGCTGGTCAATGGTATTGGCATGCTTCCGCATTCGACTCTTCGAAGGCGCATTAACCTAAAATTTCTTGAGAAGGGCTACTGTTTTGAAACCGTGATAGCCAGCGATGCAAAAGTATCTTCCTTTGCAGAAGTTAAATCTGGCGCTCAGATACTAAATGGGGCCAGAGTCCATACTGGCGCTGTGATTGCCGAACATACCATAATTAATACATGTGCATTGATTGAGCATGACTGTCATATTGGTGCCTACACACATGTAGCACCCAAGGCGACTGTTTGTGGTGAAGTTCGCATGGCAGAAGATGTTTATATCGGCGCCAACGCAACCTTGATACAAGGATTGATGCTAGGGCCAAAGAGCATAGTAGGTGCTGGTGCGATTTTGACTCAGTCGCTGAACGAGGGTGAGATATGCTTTCCCGCCCGCTCACTCATTAAAGAAAAAATATAG